TCAGCGGCTCGAACTATGGACCCGCGCGCGCCTCGGGCAACTTCTTCCTGGGCGGCAAGCGCATCCGTCTCAGCGACCTGGACGTGGATGCGGGCGGGGTGACGGCCAAGGGCGCCATCGCCCTGTCGGACAACATCCCCTCCAGCGCCGACCTGACCTTCACCGCGCGGGCCGGCGCCTTCCTGGCCTCGGGCGAGGCGAACGGGCGGGTGCGACTGACCGACGGCGGCGGTTCGGACAGCGCCATATTGGACGTCAACGGCCGCAACGTGCGGCTGGCGGGCCAGAGCTGGACCATCCGCACCCTGGATCTGGACGGGCGCGGCACGTTGAACAACCTGCCCTTCACCCTGGCGCTGGACGTGGGCGGATCGACCCCGGCCCAGTTCAACGGCACCGGCGTCTATTCGCGTCAGAACACGACGCACGCCCTGACGCTGCGTGGCGGCGGCCGGGTGCGCGAGGTGGCCTTCACCACACGCAGTCCCGCCTCCGTCACCCTGAACGGGGCGAACCGGACGGCGCATCTGGACCTGGGCGTCGGCGGCGGCGTGCTGCTGGCCGATCTGAGACAGGACGCGCGCACCGTGGCGGTGCAGGCGGACCTGACGCGCGTGGACCTGGGCTCCATCTCGCCCGAACTGCGCGGCAGCGTCACCGGACAGGTGGCGATGCGCGGCGCCGGCAACGACCTGTCGGGCACGGCCAACATCGCCCTGCAGAACGTGCGCAGCATCGACGCGCCGCGCGGTCTGGCGGTGGATGGACGGGTGGATGCGACCCTGGCGGGCGATCGGTTGACGATCAAGGCGACGGCGGTGGACGAAGGGGCGGTCCAGGCCTCCGCCGACGTGGTGCTGCCGGTCGAGGCTTCGGCGGCGCCGCTGCGGCTGGCCATCGCCCGGACGCGCGAGATGTCGGGGCGCGTCTCCATCAACGGCCAGATTCAGCCGATCTGGGACCTGTTCCTGGGCGGCGAACGCAGCCTGGCGGGCCAGGTGGCGGGTCAGGCGACCCTCGCCGGCACCCTGAATGCCCCGCGCCTTAACGGACGGTTCGATCTCAGTCAGGGGAACTATCGCGAGAAGGCGGTGGGCCTGGTGCTGAGCGACCTGACCCTGCGGACACGGTTCGACGACACCGCGGCCCAGATCGAAACCTTCACCGCCAACGACGGCAAGGGCGGGACCGTGTCCGGTCAGGGCCGCGTGGGTCTGCGCCAGGGGTCCGGCTCCAACGCCCAGCTGATGCTGAACCGCTTCCGCCTCATCGACAACGACATCGCCGAGGCGCGGGCGTCCGGGCCGATCACCATCGTTCGCGGCGCCGACGGCAATATCCAGCTGGGCGGCCAGATCGTGGTCGACGAGGCCAAGATCGAACCGGAACTGCCCGGATCGACCGGCATCGTCTCCATGGATGTGGTGGAGATCAATCGCCCCGGCGGCGATCCTGTCGAAAGCGAACAGAAGACGCGCGGGCCGCAGATCGGCATGGACATCAGCCTGCGATCCTCGGGCGGCAAGGTGCGCGTCAACGGCCGCGGCCTGAATGTCATCCTGGACGTCAACGCGCGCGTGCGCGGCACCATCGCCGAGCCGCAGCTGACCGGATCGGCCAATGTGGTGCGCGGCGACTATGAGTTCGCGGGTAAGCGGTTCGTGTTCAACGACACCGGCCGGATCACCCTGTCGACCGATCCCAAACAGATCCGCCTGAACCTGGCGGCGACGCGAGAAGATGCGGCCCTGACCGCCACCATCAATGTGACCGGCACGGCGGCGGAGCCGAAGATCGCCCTGACGTCCACCCCGTCCCTGCCCCAGGACGAAATCCTGTCGCAGGTGCTGTTCGGGCGGTCGGCGTCGCAGCTGTCGGCGTTCGAGGCGGCGCAGCTGGCGGCCGGGGTCGCCGCCCTGGCCGGCGGCGGCGGGTTCGACGTGATCGGCAACCTGCGCGAACTGGCGGGTCTGGACCGGCTGTCGTTCGGCGGCGACGCCTCGGCGGTGACTGTAGCGGGGGGGCGTTACATCACCGACGACGTCTATCTGGAGGTCATCGGCGGCGGGCAGAACGGCGCAGCGGTCAAGGTGGAGTGGCAGCCTCGCCGCAACGTCGCCATCGCCTCGCAGTTCGGGGGCCAGGGCCAGACCAGCCTGTCGATCCGCTGGCGCCACGAAAGCCGCGAGGCCGGCGATCGTCGCCCCAATCGCAGCGGCCGCAACCGCTGACC
Above is a genomic segment from Candidatus Brevundimonas colombiensis containing:
- a CDS encoding translocation/assembly module TamB domain-containing protein, which produces MTDRPPENGPDTQPDVVAEETPSTGSAPAKRARRRGLVKRIALIAGAVVAGLLVLVAAALVAGRFYIASDGGRQLVLERIQDLKISRYGRLKVYGLKGDLLSDFSIDRITLADSQGVWLEANNLSMDWSYLALLGRSFHANDIKAETIRVLRRPVVEPPTNEPSSPQPISVRIDKFSANVELMEGFSKEYGRWSLAGDASLPRNGAKSATVNADSLNRPGDFLRLSASFGGKLEDTRLNLRANEAQGGPLAGALGYSPDQPFSATAVLNADVVNARVQTGRFVPLIVQGHFGDKGSRVSGFVDFSGSDLLAPFVTRIGRTARFGFAMVPTPDKASQGVAWKLISDNVQSEARGLIRNADRSSPDGIKLDIQAASLSRLVGSDVAGPAAYSGLFKGDASNWSLNGQATLLNANVASYRATRIAGPLNLMVKDGRMDLDGDIRANGGSGEGIIGGLLGASPRLQMQAARMKDGAILLKKIDLQGQGLTLNGSGSRNLLGGMSFRGEAQLTDARRVLPDARGAFGGPIRASSAKTGAPWVLNFDGRGRNLTIGMAELDRLLGKTPRLQLAGRLNGGRIEVERGELTGAAGRAGAKGLIETAGRLRLALDWNARGPFAAGPVEIGGDMNGRGALTGTLSQPRVDLTAGFQQVTAGALTLNNADLTLSFRKGADASDGRITVVSGSNYGPARASGNFFLGGKRIRLSDLDVDAGGVTAKGAIALSDNIPSSADLTFTARAGAFLASGEANGRVRLTDGGGSDSAILDVNGRNVRLAGQSWTIRTLDLDGRGTLNNLPFTLALDVGGSTPAQFNGTGVYSRQNTTHALTLRGGGRVREVAFTTRSPASVTLNGANRTAHLDLGVGGGVLLADLRQDARTVAVQADLTRVDLGSISPELRGSVTGQVAMRGAGNDLSGTANIALQNVRSIDAPRGLAVDGRVDATLAGDRLTIKATAVDEGAVQASADVVLPVEASAAPLRLAIARTREMSGRVSINGQIQPIWDLFLGGERSLAGQVAGQATLAGTLNAPRLNGRFDLSQGNYREKAVGLVLSDLTLRTRFDDTAAQIETFTANDGKGGTVSGQGRVGLRQGSGSNAQLMLNRFRLIDNDIAEARASGPITIVRGADGNIQLGGQIVVDEAKIEPELPGSTGIVSMDVVEINRPGGDPVESEQKTRGPQIGMDISLRSSGGKVRVNGRGLNVILDVNARVRGTIAEPQLTGSANVVRGDYEFAGKRFVFNDTGRITLSTDPKQIRLNLAATREDAALTATINVTGTAAEPKIALTSTPSLPQDEILSQVLFGRSASQLSAFEAAQLAAGVAALAGGGGFDVIGNLRELAGLDRLSFGGDASAVTVAGGRYITDDVYLEVIGGGQNGAAVKVEWQPRRNVAIASQFGGQGQTSLSIRWRHESREAGDRRPNRSGRNR